A DNA window from Halomonas zincidurans B6 contains the following coding sequences:
- a CDS encoding GlxA family transcriptional regulator, translating into MRLDYTGPLPEPIGFLLMPRFSMMAFFSAVEPLRIANRIAGRALFAWRVISQDGAPVTASNAMTLLADDAIASAPALPSVAVCASFEPEATLSRPLIRWLNRLANADCVLGGIDTGSVVLASAGLLRGQRVTLHWESLPAFRERFPAIETREALFELGPRGFSCAGGAAAMDMSLDLIARRHGEALATAVSEQLIHARMRTPHDQQRMALSQRLGTHKHVLIEAVALMEAHIEAPLSIEALAHRVGISLRQLQRLFERELGVRPRDHYLNLRLARARQLLLETDHDILGIGLACGFASASSFSRAYRQRYAESPRDARR; encoded by the coding sequence ATGCGTCTGGACTACACCGGCCCGTTGCCCGAGCCGATCGGCTTTCTGCTGATGCCGCGCTTCTCGATGATGGCGTTCTTCTCGGCGGTCGAACCGCTGCGCATCGCCAATCGCATCGCCGGGCGGGCGCTGTTCGCCTGGCGGGTGATCAGCCAGGACGGCGCACCGGTCACCGCCAGCAACGCCATGACCCTGCTCGCCGACGACGCCATCGCCAGCGCCCCGGCGCTGCCCAGCGTCGCGGTATGCGCCAGCTTCGAGCCCGAGGCGACGCTGAGCCGGCCGCTGATCCGCTGGCTCAACCGGCTGGCCAACGCCGACTGCGTGCTCGGCGGCATCGATACCGGCAGCGTGGTGCTGGCCAGTGCCGGGCTGCTGCGCGGCCAGCGGGTGACCCTGCACTGGGAAAGCCTGCCGGCCTTTCGCGAACGCTTCCCCGCCATCGAGACCCGCGAGGCGCTGTTCGAGCTCGGCCCGCGCGGCTTCTCCTGCGCCGGCGGCGCGGCGGCGATGGACATGTCCCTCGACCTGATCGCCCGGCGCCACGGCGAGGCGCTGGCCACCGCGGTCTCCGAACAGTTGATCCACGCCCGCATGCGCACGCCCCACGACCAGCAGCGCATGGCGCTGAGCCAGCGCCTGGGCACCCACAAGCACGTGCTGATCGAGGCCGTGGCGCTGATGGAGGCGCATATCGAGGCGCCGCTGTCGATCGAGGCACTGGCGCACCGGGTGGGCATTTCGCTGCGCCAGTTGCAGCGCCTGTTCGAACGCGAGCTGGGGGTGCGTCCGCGCGATCACTACCTGAACCTGCGCCTGGCGCGGGCCCGCCAACTGCTGCTGGAAACCGACCACGACATCCTTGGCATCGGTCTGGCCTGCGGCTTCGCCTCGGCGTCGAGCTTCTCGCGCGCCTACCGCCAACGCTATGCCGAGAGCCCACGCGACGCGCGCCGATGA